The Physeter macrocephalus isolate SW-GA unplaced genomic scaffold, ASM283717v5 random_6526, whole genome shotgun sequence genome includes a window with the following:
- the LOC112063256 gene encoding mitochondrial pyruvate carrier 2-like, giving the protein SFLCVNVYFQGLVCAGLADMARPAEKLSTAQSAVLMATGFIWSRYSLVIIPKNWSLFAVNFFVGTAGASQLFRIWR; this is encoded by the exons tctttcttatgtgtTAATGTGTATTTCCAGGGGTTGGTGTGTGCTGGATTGGCTGACATGGCCAGACCTGCGGAAAAACTCAGCACAGCCCAATCTGCTGTTTTGATGGCTACAG gGTTTATTTGGTCAAGATACTCGCTTGTAATTATTCCCAAAAACTGGAGTCTGTTTGCTGTTAATTTCTTTGTCGGGACAGCCGGAGCCTCTCAGCTCTTTCGTATTTGGAGGTAA